A genomic segment from Spinacia oleracea cultivar Varoflay chromosome 3, BTI_SOV_V1, whole genome shotgun sequence encodes:
- the LOC110801231 gene encoding inactive beta-amylase 9 → MEISVIGNSQMNIGKADENLRELGFSNFKSNNHKNKNMLIPKNRVSFENSNHRVGFTLKAVQGDAIVAEEKANSILLTSCQSVGGVRLFVGLPLDTVSQYNTVNHERAMTAGLKALKLLGVDGVELPVWWGIVEKDNMGIYDWSGYLAIAEMVQNLGLKLRISFCFHASQEPKISLPDWVSRVGEADPNIYFMDRSGRQYKDCLSLAVDDLPVFDSTSPIQVYQNFLESFNAIFSPFMGSTITGITVGLGPDGELRYPSFHDATTTALNNQLGVGEFQCYDKYMLSHLKQYAEETGKPMWGLGGPHDVPKYDESPNANNFFKDDGGSWETPYGDFFLSWYSHQLVEHGNRILSLASTVFGEIPTTISGKLPLVHSWYKTRSHPCELTAGFYNTVNRDGYESVVEMFAKNSCRIILPGLDLSDAHQQNGSLLVQIKDSCTKQGVGMYGENSSVCRVNNGFEKIKSNLSEEKAVVSSFTYQRMGADFFSPKHFPIFTAFVRAVNQLDLDLDVDDMPDTTTTRAVETIHMRSEALKLQTA, encoded by the exons ATGGAGATCTCGGTAATTGGTAATTCTCAAATGAATATTGGAAAGGCCGATGAAAATTTGAGGGAGTTAgggttttccaattttaaaagcaataatcataaaaataaaaatatgttgATTCCCAAAAATAGGGTTTCTTTTGAAAACAGTAATCATAGGGTTGGATTTACTCTCAAAGCTGTTCAAGGTGATGCTATTGTTGCTGAGGAGAAGGCTAATTCAATTCTTCTTACGAGCTGCCAATCT GTTGGTGGCGTAAGACTCTTTGTAGGGTTACCCTTAGATACGGTGTCACAGTACAACACAGTAAATCATGAGAGGGCTATGACTGCTGGCTTAAAAGCCTTAAAGCTACTGGGCGTCGATGGTGTGGAGCTGCCTGTCTGGTGGGGAATTGTTGAGAAGGACAATATGGGAATATATGACTGGTCTGGCTACCTTGCTATTGCAGAGATGGTCCAAAATTTGGGTTTAAAGTTGCGTATATCATTTTGCTTTCATGCGTCTCAGGAACCAAAAATATCACTTCCTGATTGGGTGTCTCGAGTTGGTGAAGCTGACCCTAATATATACTTTATGGACCGTTCAGGGAGACAATACAAAGATTGTCTATCGTTAGCTGTTGATGATTTGCCTGTTTTTGACAGTACGTCGCCAATCCAAGTGTATCAAAATTTCTTAGAGAgtttcaatgcaatattttcaCCTTTCATGGGATCCACTATTACT GGTATCACAGTAGGGCTTGGACCTGATGGTGAGCTTCGGTATCCTTCGTTCCATGatgcaacaacaacagcacTCAATAATCAGTTGGGTGTTGGAGAATTCCAGTGCTATGATAAATACATGCTCTCACATCTGAAGCAGTACGCTGAAGAAACAGGCAAACCTATGTGGGGTTTGGGTGGACCTCACGATGTACCTAAATATGACGAGTCTCCCAATGCAAACAACTTCTTCAAGGATGATGGTGGTTCTTGGGAGACACCTTATGGTGACTTCTTCCTTTCTTGGTACTCCCACCAGCTCGTTGAGCATGGTAACCGCATCCTTTCCCTCGCCTCAACTGTATTTGGTGAAATTCCAACGACCATTTCTGGAAAGTTACCCTTAGTGCATTCATGGTATAAGACTCGGTCACACCCTTGTGAGCTGACAGCTGGTTTTTACAACACAGTTAATAGAGATGGATATGAATCTGTGGTTGAGATGTTTGCCAAGAATTCATGCCGGATAATACTGCCAGGATTGGATTTGTCAGACGCACACCAACAAAATGGATCATTACTTGTACAAATTAAGGATTCTTGCACGAAGCAAGGAGTGGGCATGTATGGTGAAAACTCCTCTGTTTGTAGAGTGAATAATGGGTTTGAAAAAATAAAGAGTAATCTTTCAGAAGAGAAGGCAGTTGTGAGTTCATTCACATATCAGAGGATGGGAGCAGATTTCTTCTCCCCGAAGCATTTTCCAATATTCACAGCATTCGTTCGTGCAGTAAATCAGTTGGACTTGGACCTTGATGTCGATGATATGCCAGACACTACGACTACGAGAGCTGTGGAAACTATACATATGAGGTCAGAGGCCCTTAAGCTGCAAACTGCATAA